One Microcebus murinus isolate Inina chromosome 10, M.murinus_Inina_mat1.0, whole genome shotgun sequence DNA segment encodes these proteins:
- the COPZ1 gene encoding coatomer subunit zeta-1 isoform X3: protein MEPSLYTVKAILILDNDGDRLFAKYYDDTYPSVKEQKAFEKNIFNKTHRTDSEIALLEGLTVVYKSSIDLYFYVIGSSYENELMLMAVLNCLFDSLSQMLRKNVEKRALLENMEGLFLAVDEIVDGGVILESDPQQVVHRVALRGEDVPLTEQTVSQVLQSAKEQIKWSLLR from the exons ATG GAACCCTCCCTGTATACTGTCAAAGCCATCCTGATTCTGGACAATGATGGAGATCGACTTTTTGCCAAG TACTATGATGACACCTACCCCAGTGTCAAGGAGCAAAAAGCATTTGAGAAGAACATTTTCAACAAGACCCATCGGACTGACA GTGAAATTGCTCTCTTGGAGGGCCTGACAGTGGTATACAAAAGCAGTATTGATCTCTATTTCTATGTGATTGGCAGCTCCTATGAAAATGAG CTGATGCTTATGGCTGTTCTGAACTGCCTCTTCGATTCACTGAGCCAGATGCTGAG gaaaaatgtagaaaagcgAGCTCTGCTGGAGAACATGGAAGGTCTCTTCTTGGCTGTGGATGAAATCGTAGATGGAGG AGTGATCTTAGAGAGCGATCCCCAGCAAGTGGTACACCGGGTGGCATTAAGG GGTGAAGATGTCCCCCTCACGGAGCAGACTGTGTCTCAG GTGCTGCAGTCAGCCAAAGAACAGATCAAGTGGTCACTCCTTCGGTGA
- the COPZ1 gene encoding coatomer subunit zeta-1 isoform X1, with protein MEALILPRWDEGKISGLPVVVGSFRTEGMFISLQEPSLYTVKAILILDNDGDRLFAKYYDDTYPSVKEQKAFEKNIFNKTHRTDSEIALLEGLTVVYKSSIDLYFYVIGSSYENELMLMAVLNCLFDSLSQMLRKNVEKRALLENMEGLFLAVDEIVDGGVILESDPQQVVHRVALRGEDVPLTEQTVSQVLQSAKEQIKWSLLR; from the exons CCCCGGTGGGATGAAGGGAAGATATCTGGTTTGCCAGTGGTAGTGGGATCCTTCAGGACTGAAGGTATGTTCATATCTCTTCAGGAACCCTCCCTGTATACTGTCAAAGCCATCCTGATTCTGGACAATGATGGAGATCGACTTTTTGCCAAG TACTATGATGACACCTACCCCAGTGTCAAGGAGCAAAAAGCATTTGAGAAGAACATTTTCAACAAGACCCATCGGACTGACA GTGAAATTGCTCTCTTGGAGGGCCTGACAGTGGTATACAAAAGCAGTATTGATCTCTATTTCTATGTGATTGGCAGCTCCTATGAAAATGAG CTGATGCTTATGGCTGTTCTGAACTGCCTCTTCGATTCACTGAGCCAGATGCTGAG gaaaaatgtagaaaagcgAGCTCTGCTGGAGAACATGGAAGGTCTCTTCTTGGCTGTGGATGAAATCGTAGATGGAGG AGTGATCTTAGAGAGCGATCCCCAGCAAGTGGTACACCGGGTGGCATTAAGG GGTGAAGATGTCCCCCTCACGGAGCAGACTGTGTCTCAG GTGCTGCAGTCAGCCAAAGAACAGATCAAGTGGTCACTCCTTCGGTGA
- the COPZ1 gene encoding coatomer subunit zeta-1 isoform X2: protein MEALILEPSLYTVKAILILDNDGDRLFAKYYDDTYPSVKEQKAFEKNIFNKTHRTDSEIALLEGLTVVYKSSIDLYFYVIGSSYENELMLMAVLNCLFDSLSQMLRKNVEKRALLENMEGLFLAVDEIVDGGVILESDPQQVVHRVALRGEDVPLTEQTVSQVLQSAKEQIKWSLLR from the exons GAACCCTCCCTGTATACTGTCAAAGCCATCCTGATTCTGGACAATGATGGAGATCGACTTTTTGCCAAG TACTATGATGACACCTACCCCAGTGTCAAGGAGCAAAAAGCATTTGAGAAGAACATTTTCAACAAGACCCATCGGACTGACA GTGAAATTGCTCTCTTGGAGGGCCTGACAGTGGTATACAAAAGCAGTATTGATCTCTATTTCTATGTGATTGGCAGCTCCTATGAAAATGAG CTGATGCTTATGGCTGTTCTGAACTGCCTCTTCGATTCACTGAGCCAGATGCTGAG gaaaaatgtagaaaagcgAGCTCTGCTGGAGAACATGGAAGGTCTCTTCTTGGCTGTGGATGAAATCGTAGATGGAGG AGTGATCTTAGAGAGCGATCCCCAGCAAGTGGTACACCGGGTGGCATTAAGG GGTGAAGATGTCCCCCTCACGGAGCAGACTGTGTCTCAG GTGCTGCAGTCAGCCAAAGAACAGATCAAGTGGTCACTCCTTCGGTGA